The proteins below are encoded in one region of Ascochyta rabiei chromosome 9, complete sequence:
- a CDS encoding sphingolipid homeostasis protein orm1 translates to MSLDAKDARRRRSSSLVYKEPPESLEQLSDQAALPNLNAEWVNAKGAWIIHFVLIFIGKILFDIIPGMSQETSWTLVNLSYMAGSYLMFHYVRGVPFDFNSGAYDNLNMWEQIDNGDQYTPAKKFLLFVPIALFLVSTHYTHYDSTYFIVNCLATIAVVIPKLPSVPTPPALFLPNTR, encoded by the exons ATGTCCCTCGACGCAAAGGATGCCCGGAGGCGGCGTAGCAGTAGTCTTGTCTACAAGGAACCACCCGAGTCTCTTGAGCAGCTGAGCGACCAGGCTGCTCTGCCCAACCTCAACGCCGAGTGGGTGAATGCAAAGG GCGCCTGGATCATCCACTTTGTCCTCATCTTCATCGGCAAGATCCTCTTCGACATCATCCCAGGCATGTCACAGGAGACATCCTGGACCCTTGTCAACCTCTCGTACATGGCCGGCTCCTACCTCATGTTCCACTACGTCCGCGGCGTCCCCTTCGACTTCAACTCGGGCGCCTACGACAACCTCAACATGTGGGAGCAGATCGACAACGGCGACCAGTACACCCCGGCAAAGAAGTTCCTGCTCTTCGTCCCCATCGCGTTATTTCTTGTTAGCACACATTACACGCACTACGATAGCACCTATTTCATCGTCAATTGTCTAGCCACGATAGCCGTCGTCATCCCCAAGCTACCCTCGGTACCCACTCCCCCGGCCCTCTTCCTGCCAAACACACGCTAA
- a CDS encoding DNA helicase, whose product MSRRRIENTPMQRKKSIASDDFGDTDIDDETLAQVMCGDLDFEHIDNFANTTNAITRENTTKNKPVKEQGRAKHPLITTEDNDSAAPVQLSNGRWVCSHKCKDRAACKHYCCKHGMDKPPKKAAPKRVLIDVSQDLQPFKGSVQPTKTQSKLQLQASKRKTSTAIEELDLTQQEKKQKIEYAINGPRDYRGLDNLHKSILKKDVPSSLHSVMHKKPTYCYGEGGEHLLSFLSQPTTYPMTSSEYGGLELEELAPEVPTQPSHSKEPTSLYFSDQVPVTSRGSDTFGDDDSMFGEAIVGLADSQDLQGAYATNMTNEEVYGTLAAVDTAEEAADVEFPTDIDLTALEVVSADLPKPKTTSAAPETRATVSKIKTPVFNSTSSLTEHAEEAKSNLLDRQLRDMRQEKVLTQLADASAKGELVDDDIIDDLFNLLDNPPAGEAENPSHPKQTLAEDQIPARSVQVEEQEQTEQVPEAFQGLQPWLFQQFGDIVELVDE is encoded by the coding sequence ATGTCCAGGCGTCGGATCGAGAACACTCCAATGCAGCGAAAGAAATCGATTGCCAGCGATGACTTTGGAGACACTGACATCGATGACGAGACATTAGCCCAAGTCATGTGCGGTGATCTCGACTTCGAGCATATTGACAACTTCGCCAATACAACAAATGCCATTACGAGGGAAAACACTACCAAGAACAAGCCGGTGAAAGAACAGGGTCGAGCTAAGCATCCATTAATCACCACTGAAGACAACGACAGTGCTGCACCTGTCCAGCTCTCCAACGGCAGATGGGTTTGCAGTCACAAGTGCAAAGACAGGGCGGCTTGCAAACATTACTGTTGCAAGCACGGGATGGATAAGCCGCCAAAAAAGGCCGCGCCCAAGCGTGTATTGATAGACGTGAGTCAGGATCTGCAGCCTTTTAAAGGCTCTGTGCAGCCAACTAAGACCCAGTCCAAGCTGCAACTTCAGGCATCAAAGCGAAAGACATCGACTGCGATTGAAGAGCTAGATCTTACCCAAcaggagaagaagcaaaaGATTGAGTATGCAATCAACGGGCCGCGCGACTATCGAGGCCTTGACAACCTTCACAAGAGTATTCTGAAAAAAGACGTGCCATCTTCTCTTCACTCTGTCATGCACAAAAAGCCTACTTACTGTTACGGAGAAGGCGGTGAGCATCTACTTTCGTTCCTCAGCCAGCCGACAACCTACCCTATGACCTCGAGCGAGTACGGCGGTCTTGAGCTCGAGGAGCTCGCCCCCGAAGTTCCCACACAGCCATCACACTCCAAAGAACCGACCTCACTGTACTTCTCTGATCAAGTACCAGTCACTTCTCGCGGATCCGATACGTTCGGTGATGACGACTCAATGTTCGGCGAAGCCATTGTTGGTCTGGCAGACTCGCAAGACTTGCAGGGAGCGTATGCCACGAACATGACGAACGAAGAGGTTTACGGCACCTTAGCTGCTGTTGACActgcagaagaagcagcagATGTCGAGTTTCCGACAGACATTGATCTCACCGCGCTCGAAGTGGTCAGTGCTGACCTTCCAAAGCCCAAAACAACTTCAGCAGCACCTGAGACTCGGGCAACAGTTTCAAAGATCAAGACTCCGGTTTTCAACAGCACCAGTAGTCTTACGGAGCATGCTGAAGAAGCCAAGTCGAACCTCTTAGATCGACAGCTCAGGGATATGCGGCAAGAGAAAGTGTTGACTCAACTTGCGGATGCAAGCGCAAAGGGCGAGTTGGTAGACGATGATATCATCGACGACCTGTTCAACCTGCTTGACAATCCTCCAGCTGGGGAAGCGGAGAATCCTTCGCATCCTAAGCAGACATTGGCTGAGGACCAGATTCCAGCACGGTCTGTTCAGGTGGAAGAACAGGAACAAACCGAGCAGGTCCCAGAGGCGTTCCAGGGCCTCCAGCCATGGTTGTTTCAGCAGTTCGGCGACATTGTGGAGCTTGTGGACGAATGA
- a CDS encoding Glucan 1,3-beta-glucosidase has translation MRLRATLSAILVSASALVHAAPSSTSQKRSVDFNWGSTKVRGVNLGGWLVLEPFITPSMFESHSTPDYAVIDEWTLCEKLGKQGCYDALKPHWDSFVSLQDFQKIRDAGFNMVRIPIGYWSYVEPWGPFTSGAAPYLDKAITWARETGLKVVIDLHGAPKSQNGFDHSGQKLAYPAWGDADSLAYTHQTLTILNDKYAKPDMQDVVVAIQPLNEPFLAMVPQDTVRQFYRDAFYNLREVSDTPVMFHDGFVDPSWMNGFLTPQDNGAQGVIVDHHQYQIFGDGLVGMGVEQHLGMACNAVDTYATSDKWTIVGEWSGALTDCARHLNGFASGSRMEGSYAGASYVGSCTGKSGQVDAWSQAWKDSVRRYIEVQLDAFEAKTQGWVFWNFKTEGSAGEWDLFQLLDGGVFPQPLEGRKFEKYCTNF, from the exons ATGCGACTTCGTGCCACCTTGTCAGCCATCTTGGTCAGTGCGAGTGCTCTTGTACACGCAGCACCATCGAG TACATCCCAAAAGAGAAGCGTCGACTTCAATTGGGGCAGCACCAAAGTCCGTGGCGTCAACCTGGGAGGATGGCTGGTCCTTGAACC GTTCATCACCCCCTCGATGTTCGAGTCCCACAGCACGCCCGACTACGCTGTCATCGACGAATGGACCCTCTGCGAGAAGCTCGGCAAGCAAGGCTGCTACGACGCCCTCAAACCCCACTGGGACTCGTTTGTCTCTCTGCAGGACTTCCAAAAGATCCGTGACGCTGGCTTCAACATGGTCCGCATCCCTATCGGCTACTGGTCTTACGTCGAGCCTTGGGGCCCCTTCACTTCAGGCGCAGCCCCTTACCTGGACAAAGCCATTACCTGGGCGCGCGAGACTGGACTCAAAGTCGTCATCGACCTGCACGGTGCGCCGAAGAGCCAGAACGGATTCGACCACAGCGGTCAAAAGCTGGCGTATCCGGCATGGGGCGATGCGGATAGTCTGGCGTACACGCACCAGACGCTCACGATCCTCAATGACAAGTATGCAAAGCCGGACATGCAAGACGTGGTCGTCGCCATCCAGCCCCTCAACGAGCCGTTTCTGGCAATGGTCCCGCAGGATACGGTCAGACAATTCTACCGCGATGCGTTCTACAATCTGCGCGAAGTGAGCGATACGCCCGTCATGTTCCACGATGGATTCGTCGACCCGAGCTGGATGAATGGGTTCCTTACGCCTCAGGATAACGGTGCTCAGGGAGTGATTGTCGATCATCATCAGTACCAGATCTTCGGTGACGGCCTTGTGGGCATGGGCGTCGAGCAGCATCTGGGTATGGCATGCAACGCA GTGGACACCTACGCTACGTCTGACAAGTGGACCATTGTCGGCGAGTGGTCCGGGGCTCTCACTGACTGCGCCCGTCACCTAAATGGCTTTGCATCCGGCTCGCGCATGGAAGGCAGTTACGCCGGTGCATCCTACGTCGGCTCCTGCACCGGCAAATCGGGCCAAGTCGACGCCTGGTCCCAAGCCTGGAAAGACAGTGTACGCAGGTACATTGAGGTTCAGCTCGACGCTTTCGAGGCCAAGACGCAGGGCTGGGTGTTTTGGAACTTCAAGACGGAGGGTAGCGCTGGAGAGTGGGATCTGTTTCAGCTGCTTGACGGCGGCGTGTTCCCGCAGCCGCTTGAGGGTCGCAAGTTTGAGAAGTACTGCACGAACTTTTGA
- a CDS encoding N-acetylglucosaminyldiphosphodolichol N-acetylglucosaminyltransferase, with protein sequence MAASWSWTPASKLCFVTTGATAPFAALIESVLSPPSLDALLEHGFTHLLVQHGSAKDVFAQAAASARSHVQDTQHSLIIDGIDFSPHGLHAQLRLVQQSKGLVVSHAGSGSILDALRFHLPLIVVPNTSLLDNHQEELAVAMERSGYLLRGRVEDLSPAIRKSGEFRSRMSQFPPITSGQHRETKSFAAVMDETVGFMD encoded by the exons ATGGCCGCTTCGTGGAGCTGGACACCCGCCTCGAAGCTGTGCTTCGTCACCACCGGCGCAACAGCCCCCTTTGCAGCCCTGATCGAGTCCGTCCTGAGCCCTCCGTCTCTGGATGCGTTGCTGGAACACGGCTTCACCCATCTGCTCGTCCAGCATGGCTCTGCCAAAGACGTCTTTGCCCAGGCTGCTGCCAGTGCTCGGTCTCACGTGCAGGACACCCAGCACTCGTTGATCATCGACGGCATCGACTTCAGCCCACACGGCCTACACGCCCAGCTCAGACTCGTGCAGCAGTCCAAGGGCCTCGTTGTATCGCATGCTGGATCGGGATCTATCCTCGACGCTCTGCGCTTCCACCTCCCACTCATCGTCGTGCCCAACACGAGTCTTTTGGATAACCATCAGGAGGAGCTTGCTGTTGCCATGGAGCGCTCAGGCTACCTGCTCAGAGGCCGTGTTGA AGACCTGAGTCCGGCTATTCGAAAGTCAGGGGAGTTCCGCAGTAGAATGTCTCAATTTCCACCCATTACCAGCGGACAGCACAGAGAAACCAAGAGCTTCGCCGCGGTCATGGATGAGACGGTGGGCTTCATGGATTGA
- a CDS encoding 37S ribosomal protein S24, mitochondrial: protein MASVTQRLLLQSRRCASSIPARSIARHPPQWPRPLSTTASRCARPDRDDGPAREPEAAAKPVLESTWANTPDKAAAQLQKLAEDLKALDPAVMEEAVRKGKQGIPIAPGSELVEDEDFEILEDELYRIKSGFWAEGEESMGPDEDYYGDDITSHGHGELQKHRELREYARLIAWELPLLSQLARPFEPPTASTPFRFRYTSYLGESHPAANKVVVEFSPSDLGLAPTQRDKLIKLSGPRYNPSSDLIKMSTEQFDTQTQNKRFLGETIQSLIAEAKDSTDTFQDVPFDFRHHRPKLRHAFPPAWALTPERKAYLAQRRADQARLQDVRAGNGQLIDGKTVVDTSLPFLADPEPVLVQAPRRK from the exons ATGGCGTCAGTCACACaaaggctgctgctgcagtcGCGGCGCTGTGCGTCCTCGATCCCCGCTCGATCGATAGCCCGACACCCACCACAGTGGCCACGGCCGCTGTCGACCACGGCCAGCCGGTGCGCAAGACCCGACCGCGACGACGGACCCGCGCGAGAGCCCGAGGCAGCCGCCAAGCCCGTGCTGGAGTCGACGTGGGCCAACACGCCCGACAAGGCGGCGGCGCAGCTGCAGAAGCTGGCCGAGGACCTGAAGGCGCTGGACCCGGCCGTGATGGAGGAGGCGGTGCGCAAGGGCAAGCAGGGCATCCCCATCGCGCCCGGCTCCGAGCTggtcgaggacgaggacTTTGAGATCCTCGAGGACGAGCTGTACCGCATCAAGTCGGGCTTCTGGGCCGAGGGCGAGGAGTCGATGGGGCCCGACGAGGACTACTACGGCGACGACATCACGAGCCACGGCCACGGCGAGCTGCAGAAGCACCGCGAGCTGAGGGAGTATGCACGCCTGATTGCCTGGGAGCTGCCTCTTCTGAGCC AACTCGCCCGCCCCTTTGAACCCCCGACCGCCTCCACCCCCTTCCGTTTCCGCTACACCTCGTACCTAGGCGAATCCCACCCAGCGGCCAACAAGGTCGTCGTCGAGTTCTCGCCCTCGGACCTCGGCCTGGCCCCTACCCAGCGCGACAAGCTGATCAAGCTGTCCGGGCCGCGCTACAACCCCTCGTCCGACCTGATCAAGATGTCGACGGAGCAATTCGACACGCAGACGCAGAACAAGCGCTTCCTCGGCGAAACCATACAGTCGCTCATCGCCGAGGCCAAGGACAGCACCGACACCTTCCAAGACGTGCCCTTTGACTTCCGCCACCACCGGCCCAAGCTGCGCCACGCCTTCCCCCCGGCCTGGGCCCTGACGCCCGAGCGCAAAGCCTACCTCGCCCAGAGGCGCGCCGACCAGGCGAGGCTGCAGGATGTCCGCGCCGGCAACGGACAGCTGATCGACGGCAAGACGGTCGTGGATACCAGCCTGCCCTTCCTCGCCGACCCCGAGCCTGTCCTGGTCCAGGCGCCGAGGAGGAAGTAG